From Miscanthus floridulus cultivar M001 chromosome 15, ASM1932011v1, whole genome shotgun sequence, the proteins below share one genomic window:
- the LOC136506905 gene encoding L-type lectin-domain containing receptor kinase IX.1-like → MLDESLSTRLGGFGLARLGDHGAWWHTTKAVMGTAGYIDPEFVNTHHPSTYSDVYSFGIVLLEIVSGRCPVILIEGRAHFVLVKWMWGLYGRNAILDTSDKRLRAAGDEADDRCMERVLVVGLWCAHPDQSEQPSIAQAMHVLQSEDARLPELTPQMYRTVSEFAVTGRAVDALSVQSFSFTTTMTTGGHSKLSAESASSALLRDSKELA, encoded by the coding sequence ATGCTGGATGAGTCCCTCAGCACCAGGCTCGGCGGCTTTGGTCTGGCCAGGCTCGGTGACCATGGCGCATGGTGGCACACCACAAAGGCCGTGATGGGCACGGCAGGGTACATCGACCCGGAGTTCGTCAACACGCACCACCCAAGCACCTACTCTGACGTCTATAGCTTCGGCATCGTCCTCCTCGAGATCGTCTCCGGCCGGTGCCCCGTGATCCTGATTGAAGGACGTGCGCACTTCGTCCTGGTCAAGTGGATGTGGGGTCTGTACGGCCGGAACGCGATCCTTGACACGTCGGACAAGCGGCTGAGGGCCGCCGGCGATGAGGCTGATGACAGGTGCATGGAGAGGGTGCTCGTCGTCGGACTGTGGTGCGCGCATCCTGACCAGAGCGAGCAGCCGTCCATCGCGCAGGCCATGCATGTTCTGCAGTCGGAGGACGCCAGGCTTCCAGAGCTCACGCCTCAGATGTACAGGACGGTGTCTGAGTTCGCCGTCACTGGACGTGCTGTCGACGCATTGTCCGTTCAGAGCTTCTCTTTCACGACCACGATGACAACCGGCGGCCATTCCAAGCTCTCTGCCGAGTCGGCGTCCTCGGCCTTGCTCCGGGATTCAAAAGAGTTGGCTTGA